A single window of Synechococcus sp. C9 DNA harbors:
- a CDS encoding adenine phosphoribosyltransferase yields the protein MDLKTLIRDIPDFPQPGILFRDITTLLADPQGLRFTIDELARRFQGQGIDMVVGPESRGFIFGVPLAYTLGCGFVPVRKPGKLPGPVHQREYALEYGTDRLEIHQDGIQPNQRVLVVDDLLATGGTARAVAELVHQAQGELVGFGFIIELAGLGGRKQLPPAPVETLIIYE from the coding sequence ATGGATTTGAAAACCCTGATCCGGGACATTCCCGATTTTCCCCAACCGGGCATTTTGTTCCGGGACATCACGACCCTGTTGGCGGACCCCCAGGGGTTGCGGTTCACGATTGATGAATTGGCACGCCGGTTCCAGGGTCAGGGGATTGATATGGTGGTGGGGCCGGAATCCCGAGGCTTTATCTTTGGGGTGCCCTTAGCCTACACCCTGGGCTGTGGGTTTGTGCCGGTGCGGAAACCGGGGAAACTGCCAGGGCCGGTGCATCAACGGGAATATGCCCTGGAGTACGGCACGGACCGCCTGGAAATTCACCAAGACGGCATCCAGCCCAACCAACGGGTACTGGTGGTGGATGACCTGCTGGCTACCGGCGGGACGGCACGGGCGGTGGCGGAATTGGTGCATCAGGCGCAGGGGGAACTGGTGGGATTTGGTTTTATCATCGAGTTAGCCGGATTGGGTGGACGCAAACAACTGCCCCCGGCTCCGGTGGAAACCCTGATTATTTATGAATAG
- a CDS encoding sulfiredoxin produces the protein MRIMELPLAQIRRPLPRRTDPEKVAQLMASIAAIGQQEPIEVLEVDGLYYGFSGCHRYEAMQRLERPTIRCRVRRATPEVLRLHLA, from the coding sequence ATGCGGATCATGGAATTGCCTTTAGCCCAGATTCGGCGACCATTGCCCCGGCGGACTGACCCGGAGAAGGTGGCGCAGTTGATGGCTTCCATCGCCGCCATTGGTCAACAGGAGCCGATTGAGGTGCTGGAGGTGGATGGTTTGTACTACGGGTTTTCCGGGTGTCATCGTTACGAAGCGATGCAACGGCTGGAACGTCCGACCATTCGCTGTCGGGTGCGGCGGGCGACCCCGGAGGTATTGCGGCTTCACCTAGCCTGA
- the dps gene encoding DNA starvation/stationary phase protection protein Dps — MPTQVKPTLYPTRLDLSPEVREQVIAILNQALANTFDLYSQTKQAHWNVKGSDFYALHELFDAMSGELLAYVDDLAERVTALAGVALGTLRTAAQASDLPEYPLEAVTGKDHLIALADRYAQYAKFVRQAIDQTSALGDADTADLFTGISRTADKRLWFLEAHLHG; from the coding sequence ATGCCTACCCAAGTGAAACCGACGTTGTACCCGACCCGGTTGGATTTATCCCCGGAGGTGCGGGAGCAGGTGATTGCGATTTTGAACCAAGCCCTGGCGAATACCTTTGACCTATATAGCCAGACCAAACAAGCCCATTGGAATGTGAAAGGGTCGGATTTTTATGCCCTGCACGAATTGTTTGATGCCATGAGCGGGGAATTGCTCGCCTATGTGGATGATTTGGCGGAGCGGGTGACGGCGTTGGCTGGGGTTGCCCTGGGGACGCTACGGACGGCGGCGCAGGCATCGGATTTGCCCGAATATCCCCTGGAGGCGGTCACGGGTAAAGACCATCTGATTGCCCTGGCGGACCGCTATGCCCAGTACGCCAAGTTTGTCCGGCAGGCAATTGACCAGACCTCTGCCCTGGGGGATGCGGATACGGCGGATTTATTCACCGGCATTTCCCGCACGGCGGACAAGCGGCTCTGGTTTTTGGAAGCCCACTTGCACGGTTAA
- a CDS encoding thylakoid membrane photosystem I accumulation factor, whose translation MTRIIAWVLAFLLTWGGCSQPGWAGLQDDRFDGNIFALYAGNGSLVPPRVSLREALAVPERPAMLVYYLDDSRDCKVFASTVSQVQRFYGRAIDIIPISVDSLVPTDDPDPTNPMRYYRGRVPQVVLLGGKDGENHIILDEIGQVSLNHLDEVLANWFGITPRQPVQVSPQQFNEVNVELAPSPSHPN comes from the coding sequence ATGACACGAATCATCGCCTGGGTATTGGCGTTTCTCCTCACCTGGGGCGGGTGTAGCCAACCCGGTTGGGCGGGATTACAGGATGACCGCTTTGATGGCAATATCTTTGCCTTGTATGCGGGGAATGGTTCGCTGGTGCCCCCCCGGGTCAGTCTCAGGGAGGCATTAGCCGTGCCGGAACGTCCCGCCATGTTGGTCTATTACCTGGATGACAGCCGGGATTGTAAGGTATTTGCCAGTACCGTGTCCCAGGTGCAACGCTTTTATGGGCGGGCGATTGATATTATTCCCATCAGTGTGGATAGCCTGGTGCCGACGGACGACCCTGACCCCACCAACCCCATGCGTTACTATCGGGGGCGGGTGCCGCAGGTGGTACTCCTGGGGGGAAAAGACGGGGAAAACCATATCATTTTGGATGAAATCGGGCAAGTTTCCTTAAATCATTTGGATGAGGTGTTAGCCAATTGGTTTGGGATCACGCCCCGCCAACCTGTGCAGGTATCGCCTCAGCAATTTAATGAAGTGAATGTGGAGTTGGCACCGTCCCCAAGTCATCCTAATTGA
- a CDS encoding ABC transporter permease subunit, translating into MNFIRIWAISKHVFLELLRERLLYLAGLYAIGLVAGGALITEVAAATENKIITDFGLAMMLIFGLVIVIFTTPNLLAREVEKRTIFIVIAKPISRLELVVGKHLGLLGALTLLLVVMAGLYLGYLSILKITYPLVPVLTAIGFMLIEFALLTAAALLFSIFTSPLIAIFLTLATFFIGHLSSDVITLGRVIRNPQLLAVLKGFFLVVPDLSRLDLKNTAVYGLLPSAGVLVASVVYGILYTVFLLALTVFIFARREF; encoded by the coding sequence ATGAATTTTATCCGTATTTGGGCGATCAGCAAGCACGTCTTTTTAGAACTTCTGCGGGAACGACTGCTCTATCTAGCCGGGTTGTATGCGATTGGCTTAGTGGCGGGAGGTGCCCTGATTACCGAAGTGGCGGCGGCAACGGAAAATAAAATCATCACCGATTTTGGTCTCGCCATGATGCTGATTTTTGGGTTGGTGATTGTGATTTTTACCACCCCGAATCTATTAGCACGAGAGGTGGAAAAACGCACGATTTTTATTGTGATTGCCAAACCGATTAGCCGTCTGGAATTGGTGGTGGGAAAACACCTGGGTTTATTGGGGGCATTAACCCTATTACTCGTGGTCATGGCGGGACTGTATTTGGGTTATTTATCAATTCTCAAAATTACCTATCCTTTGGTTCCTGTCCTTACCGCCATCGGGTTTATGTTGATTGAATTTGCTTTGTTAACAGCGGCGGCTTTACTTTTTAGTATTTTTACCAGTCCCTTGATTGCTATTTTTCTCACCCTTGCCACGTTTTTTATTGGTCACTTGAGTTCGGATGTGATTACCTTGGGGCGAGTGATTCGCAACCCCCAATTGTTAGCAGTATTAAAGGGCTTTTTTCTGGTCGTGCCTGACCTGTCCCGGTTGGATTTGAAAAATACAGCAGTTTATGGGCTATTACCCTCTGCGGGGGTTTTGGTTGCCAGTGTGGTGTATGGCATTTTATATACCGTATTTCTATTGGCGTTAACCGTATTTATTTTTGCCCGGCGGGAGTTTTAG
- a CDS encoding isoaspartyl peptidase/L-asparaginase encodes MSYRLGSQPSAPGPQVIIHGGAGATLKSKGAVSPLRESLHHIVHKIYEHLTQGMPALEAVVRGCQMLEDDPQFNAGTGAVLQSDGQVRLSAALMDGHTQTFSGVINAQRVQHPITLAQFLQTQNDRVIADVGTVELARELHIPLYNPITPQRLQEWVNECKDGALMNLVSEMGTIGVVVRDIQGHLAAGTSTGGKGGERIGRVSDSAMPAGTYANDCAAISCTGIGEDIINECLAARIVVRVTDGMTLAEAFERSLAECDQRGRDLGAIGLDAQGNIAWGHTTEIILAAYCTNNIIGDTLPTA; translated from the coding sequence GTGTCCTACCGCCTTGGCAGTCAACCCAGTGCCCCTGGTCCGCAGGTGATCATTCATGGGGGGGCAGGTGCCACCCTCAAAAGTAAAGGAGCCGTTTCACCCCTGCGGGAATCCCTGCATCACATTGTTCACAAAATTTATGAGCATTTAACCCAGGGAATGCCTGCCCTAGAGGCGGTGGTCAGGGGTTGTCAAATGCTGGAAGATGACCCCCAATTCAACGCCGGGACAGGGGCGGTTTTGCAATCGGATGGGCAGGTGCGCCTGAGTGCCGCTTTGATGGACGGGCATACCCAAACCTTTAGCGGCGTGATCAATGCCCAACGGGTACAGCATCCGATTACCTTGGCGCAATTTTTGCAAACCCAAAACGACCGGGTGATCGCCGATGTGGGCACCGTAGAACTGGCAAGGGAACTGCATATCCCGCTGTACAATCCCATTACCCCCCAACGCCTGCAGGAATGGGTGAACGAATGCAAAGACGGGGCGTTGATGAATTTGGTCAGCGAGATGGGCACAATTGGGGTGGTGGTGCGGGACATCCAGGGGCATCTGGCGGCGGGTACATCCACCGGGGGCAAAGGGGGGGAACGGATCGGGCGGGTGAGCGATTCCGCCATGCCTGCGGGCACCTACGCCAATGATTGTGCCGCCATTAGTTGTACGGGGATTGGGGAAGATATTATCAATGAATGTCTCGCCGCCCGGATTGTGGTACGGGTTACCGATGGCATGACCTTAGCCGAGGCATTTGAACGCTCCTTGGCAGAATGTGACCAACGGGGACGGGATTTGGGAGCCATCGGTTTGGATGCCCAGGGCAATATCGCCTGGGGTCACACCACGGAAATTATCCTGGCGGCATACTGTACTAACAATATTATCGGAGATACTCTACCGACCGCATAG
- a CDS encoding FIST N-terminal domain-containing protein: MERFVDAETNPIQPLWMTALSTQVSLERAIQEVTAQVQSVRPVDLAFLFISESFTSEYSRLLPLLHEYLPVRCLVGCGGNGIIGSLPNGVAREVEGKPALSLTVARLPGVQVQPLVLSPKDLPDLDSPPQAWVDLIGVDPAQEPHFILLADPATSQITDVLQGLDYAYPRSVKAGGLVGDGLFCQQEWVRQGVVGVAVAGLRAEAIVAQGCRPIGEPYRVTRGERNIILGLEDRTPLQVLQNLIQNLDDKDRELAQSGLHIGVVGDEFKQELTQTDFLIRNLLGIDPRHGAIAIGDRVRPGQRVQFHLRDAQTSTADLQQLLENHVRHHPEPPLGALMFACLGRGEHLYGRPDVDSHLFQSYLPGTALAGCFCNGEIGPVGDTTYLHGYTSVFVLWYAGEP; this comes from the coding sequence ATGGAACGTTTTGTGGATGCGGAAACCAACCCCATTCAACCCCTATGGATGACGGCTCTTTCCACCCAGGTCTCCCTAGAACGGGCGATTCAGGAAGTGACGGCACAGGTGCAGAGCGTGCGCCCGGTGGATTTAGCCTTTTTGTTTATTAGCGAAAGTTTCACCAGTGAGTATTCCCGGCTTTTGCCCCTCTTGCATGAATATCTGCCGGTGCGATGCTTGGTCGGCTGTGGGGGGAATGGCATTATCGGTTCCCTGCCCAATGGGGTGGCACGGGAGGTGGAGGGGAAGCCCGCCCTGTCCTTGACCGTTGCCCGTCTGCCGGGGGTGCAGGTACAACCTTTGGTTTTATCGCCCAAGGATTTACCGGATTTGGATAGCCCGCCCCAGGCTTGGGTGGATTTGATTGGCGTTGACCCCGCCCAGGAACCCCATTTTATCCTGTTGGCTGACCCGGCGACGAGCCAAATTACGGATGTGCTCCAGGGTTTGGACTACGCATACCCCCGCAGTGTCAAGGCGGGCGGTCTGGTGGGGGATGGGTTATTTTGCCAGCAGGAATGGGTGCGCCAGGGGGTGGTGGGGGTGGCGGTGGCTGGTCTGCGGGCGGAGGCGATTGTGGCGCAGGGGTGCCGTCCAATTGGGGAGCCGTACCGGGTGACCCGGGGGGAACGGAATATCATCCTGGGTTTAGAAGACCGTACGCCCCTACAGGTTTTGCAAAATCTGATCCAAAATCTGGATGATAAGGATCGGGAACTGGCGCAATCCGGTTTGCATATTGGGGTGGTGGGGGATGAATTTAAGCAGGAACTCACCCAGACAGATTTTTTGATTCGCAATTTATTGGGGATTGACCCCCGGCATGGGGCGATTGCCATTGGGGACCGGGTACGCCCCGGCCAGCGGGTGCAGTTTCATCTGCGGGATGCCCAGACCTCGACGGCGGATTTGCAACAACTCCTGGAAAATCATGTGCGGCACCATCCCGAACCACCCCTGGGGGCGTTGATGTTCGCCTGTTTGGGGCGGGGGGAACACCTCTACGGTCGCCCGGATGTGGATTCCCACCTATTCCAGAGCTATCTGCCGGGGACGGCGCTGGCGGGGTGCTTTTGTAATGGGGAGATTGGCCCGGTGGGGGATACCACCTACCTGCACGGCTATACTTCAGTCTTTGTGCTGTGGTATGCGGGGGAACCGTGA
- a CDS encoding serine/threonine-protein kinase produces MINQLLDGRYRIIETLAAGGFGKTFVAQDTKRPGQPQCVVKMLHGSHNQQTMEVARRLFYKEAETLEKLRHPQIPQLLAFFEQNQEFYLVEEFVPGHTLAQELVPGRVFSEGWVLTFLTDVLQILQFIHNHGVIHRDLKPSNLIRRQGDGNLVLIDFGAVKHLQIEGETPKEASHTVGIGTQGYMPTEQSSGKPRFSSDLYALGMMAIQALTGVHPRDLPEDVDTGEILWQDRATVSPALAQILSKMVRYHFSQRYQRAEEVFQDLQPLLAGLPQLATSSTPAGVNLALRVAEPTYREAQPHAPTTPFEIEPTTPASQVARPADQADQTVPAATPTLGEGTAKIGDIDRTEPAPLGTPTVMMPTPQPATANPLPSSTPSPSKPLPWVAGGIAALVVLGAGGWFGWQQLAPKPTPAALTTARTLVTQASQSTAQAKTLEELQTAKAQWQKVLAELDTISNPGAAASEIAQLKAQCQQEIAQLETRIKDCSTVLWGECP; encoded by the coding sequence GTGATCAACCAGCTGTTGGACGGGCGGTATCGGATCATTGAAACCCTGGCGGCGGGGGGGTTTGGCAAAACCTTTGTGGCCCAGGATACCAAACGTCCGGGCCAACCCCAATGCGTGGTGAAGATGCTCCACGGTAGCCACAATCAACAGACGATGGAGGTTGCCCGCCGGTTATTTTATAAGGAAGCGGAAACCCTAGAGAAATTGCGCCATCCCCAAATTCCCCAGTTGTTGGCTTTTTTTGAGCAAAATCAAGAGTTTTATTTGGTGGAAGAATTCGTCCCCGGTCATACCCTGGCGCAGGAATTGGTGCCCGGGCGGGTGTTCAGCGAGGGGTGGGTGTTGACCTTTCTCACGGATGTCCTGCAAATTCTGCAATTTATCCACAATCACGGGGTGATCCACCGGGATTTGAAACCCAGCAATTTGATCCGCCGCCAGGGGGACGGCAACCTGGTGTTGATCGATTTTGGGGCGGTGAAGCATTTGCAAATCGAAGGGGAAACCCCGAAAGAAGCCAGCCATACGGTGGGAATCGGCACCCAAGGCTATATGCCCACGGAGCAATCCAGCGGCAAACCCCGCTTTAGCAGTGACCTCTACGCCCTGGGGATGATGGCCATTCAGGCGTTGACAGGGGTGCATCCCCGGGACTTGCCCGAAGACGTGGACACGGGGGAAATCCTCTGGCAAGACCGAGCCACCGTGAGTCCCGCATTGGCGCAGATTCTCTCCAAAATGGTGCGCTACCACTTCAGCCAACGCTACCAACGGGCGGAGGAAGTGTTTCAGGATTTGCAACCCCTCTTGGCGGGTTTACCCCAACTGGCGACTAGCTCCACCCCGGCAGGGGTAAATCTGGCACTGCGGGTAGCGGAACCCACCTACCGGGAAGCCCAACCCCACGCCCCCACCACCCCCTTTGAAATTGAGCCGACCACCCCTGCTTCCCAGGTCGCTCGCCCGGCGGATCAAGCGGATCAAACCGTACCAGCGGCAACCCCAACCCTTGGTGAGGGCACTGCCAAAATCGGGGATATAGACCGGACGGAACCCGCCCCCCTGGGGACTCCCACAGTCATGATGCCCACACCCCAGCCTGCCACCGCCAACCCATTACCTAGTTCGACCCCATCCCCGTCCAAGCCACTCCCCTGGGTAGCTGGAGGAATTGCGGCCCTAGTGGTATTGGGGGCAGGAGGTTGGTTCGGCTGGCAACAACTGGCACCCAAACCCACGCCTGCGGCCTTGACCACCGCCCGTACCCTGGTCACCCAAGCCAGCCAAAGCACTGCCCAAGCCAAAACCCTGGAGGAACTGCAAACCGCCAAAGCCCAATGGCAAAAAGTATTGGCCGAACTGGATACCATCAGCAATCCCGGTGCCGCCGCCAGCGAAATCGCACAACTCAAAGCCCAATGCCAGCAGGAAATCGCCCAACTGGAAACCCGCATCAAAGACTGTAGCACCGTACTTTGGGGGGAATGTCCCTAA
- a CDS encoding SPFH domain-containing protein: MARVPWLLGLNTLGLVLALPVLAQTAAGGGGVSVTGVLTLAFLTLFILVMLLVVLSQIIYICNPNEILIFSGREHRLSSGQKVGYRVVFGGASIRIPIIESVDRMDLTTMPVQVEVKNAYSAGGIPLQIQAIANIKVSSAPAVVGNAIERFLGRKREEIIRVAKETLEGNLRGVVATLTPEQVNEDRLQFADRISQYVERDLSKLGLQLDTLKIQSVSDEVDYLNSIGRRQIANMIRDAKIAESNAEREAESAAAESRRAAEVAQKEAQAAIQQKQNELRKMQAELELQARSEEERTEAVAQETRAKAEQELQTVRAELERLRLEADVVLPAQARRQAQELLARAEAAPLAANARATAAVTDMLNDLWQTYGQDASAILLIQQLEMLLATAAQVPQKLSLGQINVIDTGDGRALSTLMRAYPEMIQQFLNQADQVLGLNLAGTLHTPGASQPQGDHQQQTAHEG; encoded by the coding sequence ATGGCTCGTGTTCCTTGGCTACTCGGCTTAAATACCTTGGGTTTGGTACTTGCCCTGCCGGTATTGGCGCAAACGGCGGCTGGGGGCGGTGGTGTCAGTGTGACGGGGGTATTGACCCTGGCTTTTTTAACCCTGTTTATCCTGGTGATGTTGCTGGTCGTCCTGAGCCAGATCATTTATATTTGTAATCCCAATGAAATTTTGATTTTTTCCGGGCGGGAACACCGGTTGAGTAGTGGTCAAAAAGTTGGGTACCGGGTGGTATTTGGGGGAGCCTCGATTCGGATTCCCATTATCGAAAGTGTGGACCGGATGGATTTGACCACGATGCCGGTGCAGGTGGAGGTCAAAAACGCCTATTCAGCAGGCGGAATCCCCCTCCAAATTCAAGCGATTGCCAACATCAAAGTTTCCAGTGCCCCAGCGGTGGTGGGGAATGCGATTGAGCGGTTTTTAGGTCGCAAGCGAGAAGAAATTATCCGGGTCGCCAAAGAAACTTTAGAAGGCAATTTACGGGGGGTGGTGGCAACCCTAACCCCAGAGCAGGTGAATGAGGATCGTCTGCAATTTGCCGACCGCATTTCCCAATATGTAGAACGGGATTTGTCTAAGTTGGGTTTGCAATTGGACACCCTGAAAATCCAGAGTGTTTCCGATGAAGTGGATTATCTCAATTCCATTGGACGGCGACAAATTGCCAACATGATTCGGGATGCCAAAATTGCCGAATCCAATGCGGAACGGGAAGCAGAATCCGCCGCCGCTGAGAGTCGTCGTGCCGCTGAAGTTGCCCAAAAGGAAGCGCAAGCCGCCATTCAACAAAAGCAAAACGAACTCCGCAAGATGCAGGCGGAACTAGAATTGCAGGCACGCTCGGAGGAGGAACGCACGGAAGCGGTCGCCCAGGAAACCCGAGCCAAGGCGGAACAGGAACTGCAAACGGTACGGGCGGAATTGGAGCGGTTGCGGTTGGAAGCGGATGTGGTACTCCCGGCGCAAGCCCGACGGCAGGCACAGGAATTGTTAGCCCGGGCGGAGGCGGCTCCCCTAGCGGCGAATGCCAGAGCCACGGCGGCTGTGACGGATATGCTCAATGACCTGTGGCAAACCTATGGTCAGGATGCCAGTGCCATCTTATTAATTCAACAACTGGAAATGCTGTTGGCTACGGCGGCGCAGGTGCCCCAAAAGCTAAGTCTCGGTCAGATCAATGTGATTGACACCGGGGATGGGCGGGCATTGTCAACCCTGATGCGGGCGTATCCCGAGATGATCCAACAGTTCCTCAACCAGGCGGATCAGGTTTTGGGATTGAATTTAGCGGGCACCCTACACACCCCCGGAGCGAGCCAACCCCAAGGCGACCACCAACAGCAAACAGCCCACGAAGGTTAA
- a CDS encoding J domain-containing protein, translating to MVGTSKPNYYEILGVSRFASGETIRRAYRELSKRYHPDTTTLPIAVAQEKFHQINTAYTVLISPQQRADYDQQLWQSTLPPAPTLQQIQQMYSAYLDPTERPLSPGELFALLLLGLTFVGCLLLVVALGLARSGGV from the coding sequence ATGGTCGGTACCTCGAAGCCAAACTACTACGAAATTCTGGGGGTATCCCGTTTTGCCAGTGGGGAGACCATTCGCCGTGCCTATCGGGAGTTGAGCAAACGTTATCACCCGGATACCACCACCCTACCCATAGCGGTTGCCCAGGAAAAATTCCATCAGATCAATACAGCATACACGGTCTTGATTTCACCCCAACAACGGGCGGATTATGACCAGCAATTGTGGCAAAGTACCCTGCCCCCAGCGCCGACCTTGCAACAAATTCAGCAGATGTATTCCGCCTACCTTGACCCGACGGAGCGCCCCCTTTCGCCGGGGGAATTGTTCGCCCTATTGCTGTTGGGATTAACCTTCGTGGGCTGTTTGCTGTTGGTGGTCGCCTTGGGGTTGGCTCGCTCCGGGGGTGTGTAG